A region of Alkalispirochaeta americana DNA encodes the following proteins:
- a CDS encoding GAF and HD-GYP domain-containing protein, which produces MVQDTEKLHSIISLDSELNKIQDEDILLERILLEARRVVSADAGSIYAVNGDHLVINYAQNDTLQKNLPAGKKLIYNIFTVPVTTNTISGYAAATGTALNVPDVYQIPSSAPYGFDPSYDTRAGYRSTSMLAVPLKTNTGEILGVIQIINKLTPRGEVTAFNRDDELLVTHFAANATVTLQRARMTRAILLRMIRMAELRDPKETGPHVNRVAGYSVEIYEAWARQAGIARAELERTRDNLRMAAMLHDVGKVAISDTILKKPGRFTDDEYNIMKTHTWQGARLFLDKQSKFDELAQEVALNHHENWDGSGYPGHVDIQTGEAIDPNPDGSPRGKAGTEIPLFGRIVAVADVYDALLSNRVYKDAWTEEDALEELKRLRGSKFDPDLIDIFFQVLPNIQTITERYAREN; this is translated from the coding sequence ATGGTTCAAGATACGGAGAAACTACACAGTATTATCTCCCTCGACTCTGAATTAAACAAGATTCAGGACGAGGATATCCTTCTGGAGCGGATTCTGCTGGAGGCTCGCCGGGTGGTGAGCGCCGATGCAGGCTCGATCTACGCCGTAAACGGAGATCACCTGGTCATCAACTACGCTCAGAACGATACACTGCAAAAGAACCTCCCCGCCGGAAAAAAACTCATCTACAACATTTTCACCGTACCTGTCACGACAAACACCATCTCGGGCTACGCCGCAGCCACAGGAACGGCCCTGAACGTGCCCGACGTATACCAGATCCCCTCATCGGCGCCGTATGGTTTTGATCCCTCCTACGACACCCGGGCGGGCTACCGCAGCACCTCCATGCTGGCGGTCCCCCTGAAGACCAACACAGGAGAAATCCTGGGGGTCATCCAGATCATCAACAAACTGACACCCCGGGGTGAGGTGACAGCCTTTAACCGGGACGACGAGCTTCTGGTAACACACTTTGCCGCCAACGCCACGGTGACGCTCCAGCGGGCGCGCATGACCCGGGCCATCCTTCTGCGGATGATCCGCATGGCCGAGTTGCGGGATCCCAAGGAAACGGGGCCACACGTCAACCGTGTAGCAGGCTACAGCGTGGAAATCTACGAGGCCTGGGCTCGCCAGGCCGGAATTGCCCGGGCGGAGCTTGAACGAACCCGGGACAACCTTCGCATGGCGGCCATGCTCCACGACGTGGGAAAGGTGGCGATCTCCGATACGATCCTGAAGAAACCGGGTCGCTTCACCGACGACGAGTACAACATCATGAAAACCCACACCTGGCAAGGGGCGAGACTCTTTCTGGATAAGCAATCGAAGTTTGACGAACTCGCCCAGGAGGTGGCCCTGAACCACCATGAAAACTGGGACGGCTCGGGCTATCCGGGACACGTGGATATTCAGACCGGCGAGGCGATCGACCCAAACCCCGATGGTTCACCCCGGGGAAAGGCCGGAACAGAGATTCCCCTCTTCGGGCGAATCGTGGCCGTAGCCGATGTCTACGACGCACTCCTTTCGAACCGGGTCTACAAAGATGCCTGGACCGAGGAAGACGCCCTGGAAGAGCTGAAACGTCTGCGGGGCAGCAAGTTTGACCCGGACCTGATCGATATCTTCTTCCAGGTTCTTCCCAATATCCAGACCATCACCGAGCGCTACGCCCGGGAGAACTAA
- the yidD gene encoding membrane protein insertion efficiency factor YidD, with the protein MISPFFPATCNYYPSCSEYMRQAIEAHGVLRGCSMGFLRIGRCSAFFFGGYDPVPSEWTFRKLVQEYRKRSVRRWRRSRGKGSGE; encoded by the coding sequence ATGATATCTCCCTTTTTCCCTGCCACGTGCAATTATTATCCTTCCTGTTCGGAGTATATGCGCCAGGCCATTGAGGCTCATGGAGTTCTGCGGGGGTGCTCTATGGGGTTCTTGCGGATAGGGCGGTGTTCGGCCTTCTTTTTTGGCGGCTACGACCCCGTTCCGTCGGAGTGGACTTTCAGGAAGCTTGTGCAGGAATACCGAAAACGATCGGTGCGACGATGGAGACGATCAAGGGGAAAGGGATCAGGGGAATAG